One Micromonospora sp. FIMYZ51 genomic window carries:
- a CDS encoding septum formation family protein, producing the protein MRRWLAALALAGVTVLLLGGCVRPSGTDGDLTNDWPALRAPTMFVPATDACLPRVTAIVQASTYETVDCARNHLAETVHVGTFTGSAAQGPRPEPGSAALRTARAECDQRARLVLGGDWHIARLTLNIALPSVAAWNGGARWFRCDLSETDSIDNTRPVNRTGSLRGALIGNSPLVHRCFDPKLIGNSLNYMAPVLCTEPHGAEFVGVYVEEDMAWEEFTNSAGQAHKRCMELIAAYADVPNNADLPYRAGSIFYPPSQREWEEGDRGVRCILWSDDRKLTGSMRGVGPQGLPVT; encoded by the coding sequence ATGCGACGGTGGCTCGCGGCGCTGGCGCTGGCCGGCGTGACGGTGCTCCTGCTGGGCGGCTGCGTACGGCCGAGCGGCACGGACGGTGACCTCACCAACGACTGGCCCGCGTTGCGTGCGCCGACGATGTTCGTCCCGGCCACCGACGCCTGCCTGCCCCGGGTCACCGCGATCGTGCAGGCGAGCACCTACGAGACCGTGGACTGCGCCCGCAACCATCTGGCCGAGACGGTGCACGTCGGCACGTTCACCGGATCGGCGGCCCAGGGTCCGCGACCCGAGCCGGGTTCGGCGGCACTGCGCACCGCCCGCGCCGAGTGCGACCAGCGGGCCCGGTTGGTGCTCGGCGGGGACTGGCACATCGCCCGGCTGACGCTCAACATCGCCCTGCCCTCGGTGGCGGCGTGGAACGGCGGTGCCCGGTGGTTCCGCTGCGACCTGAGCGAGACCGACAGCATCGACAACACCCGACCGGTGAACCGCACCGGCAGCCTGCGTGGCGCGCTGATCGGCAACTCGCCGCTGGTGCACCGCTGCTTCGACCCGAAGCTCATCGGCAACAGCCTGAACTACATGGCCCCGGTGCTGTGCACCGAGCCGCACGGCGCCGAGTTCGTCGGCGTGTACGTCGAAGAGGACATGGCCTGGGAGGAGTTCACCAACTCCGCAGGCCAGGCACACAAGCGCTGCATGGAACTGATCGCCGCCTACGCCGACGTACCCAACAACGCCGACCTGCCCTACCGCGCCGGCTCCATCTTCTATCCGCCGTCGCAGCGGGAATGGGAGGAGGGCGACCGGGGGGTGCGCTGCATCCTGTGGAGCGACGACCGCAAGCTCACCGGTTCGATGCGCGGCGTCGGTCCGCAGGGCCTACCCGTGACCTGA
- the rpe gene encoding ribulose-phosphate 3-epimerase — protein sequence MTVPPPIVAPSILAADFARLAEEVRAVETAADWLHVDVMDNHFVPNLTIGLPVVQSLRAATELPFDVHLMINDPRRWAPGYADAGAYNVTFHAEACDDPVSLAKDLRAAGAKAGLAIDRDTPIEPYLDLLPSFDTLLIMTIKAGFGGQRFIPELLEKVRTARRHVDAGHLELRIEVDGGIAADTIEQAAAAGADAFVAGTAVYGADDPAEAVRRLRGLAERAAAGA from the coding sequence GTGACCGTACCGCCGCCGATCGTCGCGCCAAGCATCCTGGCCGCCGATTTCGCCCGCCTCGCCGAAGAGGTCCGTGCCGTCGAGACCGCCGCGGACTGGTTGCACGTCGATGTGATGGACAACCACTTCGTGCCGAACCTGACCATCGGGCTGCCGGTGGTGCAGAGCCTGCGGGCCGCCACCGAGCTGCCGTTCGACGTGCACCTGATGATCAACGATCCGCGCCGGTGGGCACCCGGCTACGCGGACGCCGGTGCCTACAACGTGACCTTCCACGCCGAGGCCTGCGACGACCCCGTGTCGCTGGCCAAGGATCTGCGCGCGGCGGGTGCCAAGGCGGGGCTGGCGATCGACCGGGACACCCCGATCGAGCCGTACCTCGACCTGTTGCCGAGCTTCGACACGCTGCTGATCATGACGATCAAGGCCGGGTTCGGCGGGCAACGGTTCATCCCGGAGCTGCTGGAGAAGGTCCGCACCGCGCGTCGGCACGTCGACGCCGGCCACCTCGAACTGCGCATCGAGGTCGACGGCGGGATCGCCGCCGACACCATCGAGCAGGCGGCGGCGGCCGGTGCCGACGCGTTCGTCGCCGGCACCGCCGTCTACGGCGCGGACGACCCGGCCGAGGCGGTACGCCGGCTGCGCGGGCTGGCGGAGCGTGCGGCTGCCGGGGCCTGA
- a CDS encoding response regulator has product MEPTGDRKDVILVVDDDEDIARFVEFNLRLHGFDVVTAGDGQEALDVIERQRPDLAVVDLMMPRIDGLELTRRLRADPMTAALPVIMLTAKGMTQDKVNGLSAGADDYLVKPFDTLELLARVTSTLRRNKEFREVSPLTGLPGNSRIRREIADRVRSGTDYAVGYIDIDRFKSVNDRYGFVRGDDFISALARSLHRAVVSVALPPAFLGHVGGDDFVFVCTPEQVLPLTSRVSADFEKAADALYDPTDRERGYVELKDRRGNIRRAALVTLSIGVSVSDADKRIASPLEAMTIASEMKTVAKSQPGSYVAVDRRRGVGDPNHRHVK; this is encoded by the coding sequence GTGGAGCCCACCGGCGACCGCAAGGACGTGATCCTCGTCGTCGACGACGACGAGGACATCGCCCGCTTCGTCGAGTTCAACCTACGGCTGCACGGCTTCGATGTGGTCACGGCCGGCGACGGCCAGGAGGCGCTCGACGTGATCGAGCGCCAGCGGCCCGACCTGGCCGTGGTCGACCTGATGATGCCGCGGATCGACGGCCTGGAGCTGACCAGGCGGCTGCGGGCCGACCCGATGACCGCCGCGCTGCCGGTGATCATGCTGACCGCGAAGGGGATGACCCAGGACAAGGTAAACGGGCTCAGCGCGGGCGCCGACGACTACCTGGTCAAGCCCTTCGACACCCTGGAGTTGCTGGCCCGGGTGACCTCGACCCTGCGGCGCAACAAGGAGTTCCGCGAGGTCTCCCCGCTGACCGGCCTGCCGGGCAACAGTCGCATTCGGCGGGAGATCGCCGACCGGGTCCGCAGCGGAACCGACTACGCGGTCGGCTACATCGACATCGACCGCTTCAAGAGCGTCAACGACCGGTACGGCTTCGTCCGGGGCGACGACTTCATCTCCGCGCTGGCGCGCAGCCTGCACCGGGCGGTGGTCTCGGTGGCCCTGCCGCCGGCCTTCCTCGGTCACGTGGGCGGCGACGACTTCGTCTTCGTCTGCACCCCGGAACAGGTCCTGCCGCTCACCTCGCGGGTGTCGGCCGACTTCGAGAAGGCCGCGGACGCGCTCTACGACCCGACCGACCGGGAGCGCGGCTACGTCGAGCTGAAGGACCGGCGCGGCAACATCCGCCGGGCCGCCCTGGTCACCCTCTCCATCGGGGTTTCCGTTTCCGACGCCGACAAACGCATCGCCAGCCCGCTGGAGGCGATGACGATCGCCTCCGAGATGAAGACGGTGGCCAAGAGCCAACCCGGCTCGTACGTGGCGGTGGACCGCCGCCGCGGGGTCGGTGACCCGAACCACCGTCATGTGAAGTAG
- the ribD gene encoding bifunctional diaminohydroxyphosphoribosylaminopyrimidine deaminase/5-amino-6-(5-phosphoribosylamino)uracil reductase RibD, with the protein MASVSVDEAMRRAIELAARGLGTTSPNPVVGCVLLDADGEVVGEGFHAYAGGPHAEIVALAQAGHRAKGGTAVVTLEPCDHTGRTGPCSLALVQAGVARVVIAVPDPNPVATGGAATLRAAGVRVDVGVRGTEAENGNVAWLTAMRRGWPYVIWKYAATLDGRSAAADGTSMWITSEAARMDVHALRATVDAVVVGVGTVLADDPRLTVRNLRDGSLAIRQPLRVVVDSAGRTPADAQVRDGAARTWIATAAEVGAGADGGVDLPALLAALHARGVRAVLLEGGPRLAGAFLAAGLVDRVVGYLAPRLLGAGPAALVDAGVTTIAEAIDLEIIDVTQIGPDLRITAFPRKREG; encoded by the coding sequence ATGGCGAGCGTCTCCGTCGACGAGGCGATGCGGCGCGCGATCGAACTCGCGGCGCGCGGGCTCGGCACGACCAGTCCCAACCCCGTTGTCGGCTGTGTGCTGCTCGACGCCGACGGTGAGGTGGTCGGCGAGGGCTTCCACGCGTACGCCGGGGGCCCGCACGCCGAGATCGTCGCGCTGGCCCAGGCCGGTCACCGCGCCAAGGGCGGCACCGCCGTGGTCACCCTGGAACCCTGTGACCACACCGGCCGCACCGGTCCCTGTAGCCTCGCGCTGGTGCAGGCGGGCGTGGCCCGCGTCGTCATCGCGGTACCCGACCCCAACCCGGTCGCCACCGGTGGCGCCGCGACCCTGCGCGCCGCCGGCGTCCGGGTGGACGTGGGGGTACGCGGCACCGAGGCGGAGAACGGCAACGTGGCCTGGCTGACCGCCATGCGCCGGGGCTGGCCGTACGTGATCTGGAAGTACGCGGCGACGCTGGACGGGCGTTCGGCGGCGGCCGACGGCACCAGCATGTGGATCACCTCCGAGGCGGCGCGGATGGACGTGCACGCGCTGCGCGCCACCGTCGACGCGGTGGTGGTCGGCGTCGGCACGGTGCTCGCCGACGATCCCCGGCTCACGGTGCGCAACCTGCGCGACGGCAGCCTGGCCATCCGGCAACCGCTGCGGGTGGTGGTCGACTCGGCCGGGCGTACCCCGGCCGACGCCCAGGTCCGCGACGGTGCCGCCCGCACCTGGATCGCCACCGCGGCGGAGGTCGGTGCCGGGGCGGACGGCGGCGTCGACCTGCCCGCGCTGCTGGCGGCCCTGCATGCCCGGGGAGTACGGGCCGTGCTGCTGGAGGGCGGTCCCCGGCTGGCCGGGGCGTTCCTCGCCGCCGGTCTGGTCGACCGGGTCGTCGGCTATCTCGCGCCCCGGCTGCTCGGCGCCGGCCCCGCCGCGCTTGTCGACGCGGGCGTGACCACCATCGCCGAGGCGATCGACCTGGAGATCATCGACGTTACGCAGATCGGTCCGGACCTGCGGATCACCGCGTTTCCCCGCAAAAGGGAGGGCTAG
- a CDS encoding riboflavin synthase gives MFTGIVEELGEVVGVTPTAEDSARVAVRGPLVASDARHGDSIAVNGVCLTVVDVDGGVFTADVMGETLRRSALGALRAGDPVNLERAAALGSRLGGHLVQGHVDGVGEVLSREPAPRWETVRFRLPAALARYVVEKGSITVDGVSLTVAEVGTDWFTVGLIPTTLSLTTLGTRAVGDPVNLEADVLAKYVERLLGARAEAGTAPAAGLGSAADTASPLGGSGPGPVRS, from the coding sequence ATGTTCACCGGCATCGTCGAGGAACTGGGCGAGGTCGTCGGGGTGACCCCGACGGCGGAGGACTCGGCCCGGGTGGCCGTCCGGGGCCCGCTGGTCGCCTCCGACGCCCGGCACGGCGACTCGATCGCGGTCAACGGCGTCTGTCTGACCGTGGTCGACGTCGACGGCGGGGTGTTCACCGCCGACGTGATGGGTGAGACGCTGCGCCGCTCGGCGCTGGGTGCGCTGCGCGCCGGGGATCCGGTCAACCTGGAACGCGCCGCCGCGCTCGGCAGCCGCCTCGGCGGCCACCTGGTGCAGGGGCACGTCGACGGGGTGGGGGAGGTGCTCTCGCGCGAGCCCGCGCCGCGCTGGGAGACGGTCCGGTTCCGGCTGCCCGCCGCCCTGGCCCGGTACGTGGTGGAGAAGGGCTCGATCACCGTGGACGGGGTCTCGTTGACCGTGGCCGAGGTCGGCACCGACTGGTTCACCGTCGGTCTGATCCCGACCACGCTCTCGCTGACCACGCTTGGTACCCGGGCCGTGGGCGACCCGGTCAACCTGGAGGCCGACGTGCTGGCCAAGTACGTGGAGCGGCTGCTCGGCGCCCGCGCGGAGGCCGGCACCGCCCCGGCCGCCGGCCTCGGCAGCGCGGCCGACACCGCGTCCCCGCTGGGCGGCAGCGGACCCGGGCCGGTGCGGTCATGA
- the pnuC gene encoding nicotinamide riboside transporter PnuC: protein MTGALGWLLTAEVHFGGSPVLVREIVGNVFGLGSALLGLRRLVWAWPLGMIGNALLFTVFLGGAFATPQAHDLYGQAGRQVFFFGVSLYGWWRWSRTRRLGTAADGAAVTPRWATGTERLGLLAAAVVGTAVAYPVLAALGSWGPLPDAWILTGSLLATYGMARGWVDFWLIWIAVDAVGVPLLLRGGFYPSAAMYLGYGAFCVWGLVSWWRTSRATRPAPAPTYAEAVA from the coding sequence ATGACCGGCGCGCTCGGCTGGCTGCTCACCGCCGAGGTGCATTTCGGCGGCTCACCGGTGCTGGTGCGGGAGATCGTCGGCAACGTCTTCGGGCTCGGCTCGGCGCTGCTCGGCCTGCGCCGGCTGGTCTGGGCCTGGCCGCTGGGCATGATCGGCAACGCGCTGCTGTTCACCGTCTTCCTCGGTGGTGCCTTCGCCACCCCGCAGGCCCACGACCTGTACGGGCAGGCCGGTCGGCAGGTCTTCTTCTTCGGGGTCAGCCTCTACGGCTGGTGGCGCTGGTCGCGTACCCGTCGGCTCGGCACCGCCGCCGACGGGGCGGCGGTCACGCCCCGCTGGGCCACCGGCACCGAGCGGCTCGGGCTGCTCGCCGCCGCGGTGGTCGGCACCGCGGTGGCGTACCCGGTGCTGGCCGCGCTGGGTTCCTGGGGCCCGCTGCCCGACGCCTGGATCCTCACCGGCAGCCTGCTGGCCACGTACGGGATGGCCCGGGGCTGGGTGGACTTCTGGCTGATCTGGATCGCGGTGGACGCCGTCGGCGTGCCGCTGCTGCTGCGCGGCGGTTTCTACCCGTCGGCGGCGATGTACCTGGGTTACGGCGCGTTCTGCGTCTGGGGCCTGGTCAGCTGGTGGCGGACCTCGCGGGCGACCCGCCCGGCGCCCGCCCCGACCTACGCGGAGGCCGTGGCATGA
- a CDS encoding bifunctional 3,4-dihydroxy-2-butanone-4-phosphate synthase/GTP cyclohydrolase II yields the protein MTGSFDSIEQALADIAAGRPVIVVDDADRENEGDLIFAAELATPELLAFTVRHTSGFICVPLPEAECDRLDLPPMHHTNQDRRQTAYTVTVDAREGVSTGISAADRAHTIRLLADPVTGPVDLARPGHVVPLRARSGGVLRRPGHTEAAVDLTRLAGLRPAGVLCELVNDDGTMMRLPDLEKFRAEHSLTLITIADLIAYRRRTEKQVEQVADARMPTEHGVFRALGYRSEFDSAEHVALVMGELGDGRDVLVRVHSECLTGDVFASVRCDCGPQLNAALERVAREGRGVVLYVRGHEGRGIGLLHKLRAYQLQDQGRDTVDANLDLGLPADARDYGTGAQILYDLGVRSMRLLTNNPAKRAGLEGYGLTITGREGLPVRPHPENMRYLRTKRDRMGHLLDQLDETTEAPMGRPVPGDEIGA from the coding sequence ATGACAGGTTCCTTCGACAGCATCGAGCAGGCGCTGGCGGACATCGCCGCCGGCCGGCCGGTGATCGTGGTCGACGACGCGGACCGGGAGAACGAAGGCGATCTGATCTTCGCCGCCGAGCTGGCCACGCCGGAGCTGCTGGCCTTCACCGTGCGGCACACCTCGGGCTTCATCTGCGTGCCGCTGCCCGAGGCCGAGTGTGACCGGCTCGACCTGCCGCCCATGCACCACACCAACCAGGACCGCCGGCAGACCGCGTACACGGTGACCGTGGACGCGCGGGAGGGGGTGAGCACCGGCATCTCCGCCGCCGACCGGGCGCACACCATCCGGCTGCTCGCCGATCCGGTCACCGGGCCGGTCGACCTGGCCCGCCCCGGGCACGTGGTGCCGCTGCGCGCCCGTTCGGGCGGGGTGCTGCGGCGGCCCGGGCACACCGAGGCGGCCGTCGACCTGACCCGGCTGGCCGGGCTGCGGCCGGCCGGCGTGCTCTGCGAGCTGGTGAACGACGACGGCACCATGATGCGGCTGCCGGACCTGGAGAAGTTCCGCGCGGAGCATTCGCTGACCCTGATCACCATCGCCGACCTGATCGCCTACCGGCGGCGTACCGAGAAGCAGGTCGAGCAGGTCGCCGACGCCCGCATGCCCACCGAGCACGGGGTGTTCCGGGCGTTGGGCTACCGCAGCGAGTTCGACTCGGCCGAGCACGTGGCGCTGGTGATGGGTGAGCTGGGCGACGGCCGCGACGTGCTGGTACGGGTGCACTCGGAGTGCCTGACCGGGGACGTCTTCGCCTCGGTGCGGTGCGACTGCGGCCCGCAGCTCAACGCGGCGCTGGAGCGGGTGGCCCGGGAGGGCCGGGGCGTGGTGCTCTACGTACGCGGGCACGAGGGGCGGGGCATCGGGCTGCTGCACAAGCTGCGCGCGTACCAGTTGCAGGACCAGGGCCGCGACACCGTCGACGCCAACCTCGACCTCGGCCTGCCGGCCGACGCGCGCGACTACGGCACCGGCGCGCAGATCCTCTACGACCTGGGGGTGCGCTCGATGCGGCTGCTGACCAACAATCCGGCCAAGCGGGCCGGGTTGGAGGGCTACGGGCTCACCATCACCGGCCGGGAGGGCCTGCCGGTACGCCCACACCCGGAGAACATGCGCTATCTGCGTACCAAGCGGGACCGGATGGGGCACCTGTTGGATCAACTGGACGAGACGACCGAGGCCCCGATGGGTCGTCCCGTCCCCGGCGACGAGATCGGAGCATAG
- the ribH gene encoding 6,7-dimethyl-8-ribityllumazine synthase: protein MAGFGEPGTAPVDAAGMTVGVVAARWHGELTDHMLDRAVAAAQACGARTVVARVAGSVELPVVAQALARRCDVVVALGVVIRGATAHFDYVCRSVTDGLTRIALDEGKPVAHGVLTVDTIEQARDRAGLPDSSEDKGWAATVAALDAALAIRQVATSANQRVGFGA from the coding sequence ATGGCGGGTTTCGGTGAGCCGGGCACGGCCCCGGTCGACGCGGCCGGGATGACCGTGGGTGTGGTCGCGGCGCGCTGGCACGGCGAGCTGACCGACCACATGCTGGATCGGGCGGTGGCCGCCGCGCAGGCGTGCGGCGCGCGGACCGTGGTGGCCCGGGTGGCCGGTTCGGTCGAGCTGCCCGTGGTGGCGCAGGCCCTGGCCCGCCGCTGCGACGTGGTGGTCGCGCTCGGCGTGGTGATCCGTGGCGCGACCGCGCACTTCGACTACGTCTGCCGCTCGGTCACCGACGGCCTGACCCGCATCGCCCTCGACGAGGGCAAACCGGTGGCCCACGGGGTGCTCACCGTCGACACCATCGAGCAGGCGCGCGACCGTGCCGGCCTGCCCGACTCCAGCGAGGACAAGGGCTGGGCCGCCACCGTCGCCGCCCTGGACGCCGCCCTGGCCATCCGGCAGGTCGCCACCTCCGCCAACCAGCGTGTGGGCTTCGGCGCCTGA
- a CDS encoding AAA family ATPase codes for MPGLERLEFTAIGGAGEGTVLTLVEQGLVGATTLQEASYGSIRALALLALLYDPSPPRLTCIEEIDHGLHPHILDRLVELLREASGRTQFLIATHSPALVNRLTPDELIVCERGEDAASRIPAIAPATVKAMERELHGELGLGELWFSGALGGCPE; via the coding sequence ATCCCCGGTCTGGAACGTCTGGAGTTCACCGCAATCGGCGGGGCCGGCGAGGGCACTGTACTGACGCTTGTCGAACAGGGCTTGGTCGGGGCGACCACGTTGCAGGAGGCGTCGTACGGCTCGATCCGCGCGCTCGCGCTCCTCGCGCTCCTCTACGATCCGTCTCCACCCCGGTTGACCTGCATCGAAGAGATCGACCATGGCCTGCATCCGCACATTCTCGACCGGCTCGTCGAGCTGTTGCGGGAGGCGTCTGGCCGCACCCAATTTCTCATCGCCACCCATTCCCCCGCCCTGGTGAACCGACTCACGCCTGACGAACTCATCGTGTGCGAACGAGGTGAAGACGCAGCGTCCCGGATACCCGCTATCGCCCCAGCGACCGTCAAGGCAATGGAGCGGGAGCTTCACGGCGAACTCGGGCTGGGCGAACTCTGGTTCTCCGGTGCCCTTGGAGGTTGCCCGGAATGA
- a CDS encoding AAA family ATPase: MAVRRPPYLLRLKVLNYRSLRDVEVHLNAVNVLVGPNGAGKSNFLDVIAFLGDATRDDLAPALDRRAGFDRVAFRGTKGARTPVSIEVEAAVTRNSSPSATDTYTLEFSSRRMSSGRSEKERYFLSRAESFAFKRTAGPGRRITVKGGQITFHKPEGGQDTASLREGSLGLSTLPKLSPEDGGEQVEALANLFASFRVFDVDVPAARRPSHEPTSERLRNDGSNLAAFLAFLAHSPTRTPTGSTRYSATRAGSSPVWNVWSSPQSAGPARALY, from the coding sequence GTGGCTGTCCGACGTCCCCCGTATCTGCTCCGGTTGAAGGTTCTCAACTACCGGAGTCTGCGCGATGTCGAGGTGCATCTCAATGCCGTGAACGTTCTCGTCGGCCCCAACGGCGCGGGCAAATCCAACTTTCTCGACGTGATCGCGTTTCTGGGTGACGCCACCCGCGATGACCTCGCCCCGGCGCTCGATCGTCGCGCAGGCTTCGACCGGGTGGCGTTCCGGGGGACCAAGGGCGCCAGGACGCCGGTCAGCATCGAGGTCGAGGCCGCCGTGACGAGGAACAGCTCGCCAAGTGCCACCGACACCTACACCTTGGAGTTCTCCTCACGCAGGATGAGTTCAGGGCGCAGTGAGAAGGAGCGGTATTTCCTGAGTCGGGCGGAGAGCTTCGCCTTCAAGAGGACCGCCGGCCCGGGCCGTCGGATCACCGTCAAGGGCGGACAGATCACCTTCCACAAGCCAGAGGGCGGGCAGGACACCGCAAGCTTGCGGGAAGGCTCCCTCGGCCTGTCGACCCTGCCGAAGCTGAGCCCCGAGGACGGGGGCGAGCAGGTCGAAGCGCTGGCGAACCTTTTCGCCAGCTTCCGGGTATTCGACGTAGACGTGCCCGCCGCACGCCGGCCCTCGCACGAGCCGACAAGCGAACGCCTGCGCAATGACGGCAGCAACCTCGCCGCGTTTCTCGCGTTCCTCGCCCACTCGCCCACTCGCACGCCGACCGGTTCGACGCGTTACAGCGCGACGCGCGCCGGTTCATCCCCGGTCTGGAACGTCTGGAGTTCACCGCAATCGGCGGGGCCGGCGAGGGCACTGTACTGA
- a CDS encoding amino acid ABC transporter ATP-binding protein yields MDAVLRCRGLRKQFGGQVVLDSLDLTVAEHQVVALIGASGSGKSTLLRCVNLLEELHDGTIELDGEEISAPGVDPDTVRRRIGMVFQSYNLFPHLSVLDNITLAPRRVHRRAKAEAEAQARELLDRVGLAAKADAYPDRLSGGQQQRVAIVRALANSPRLLLLDEVTSALDPELVGEVLTMIRDLKDDGMTMLLATHEMSFARDVADQIYFLDAGQVIESAPPAHLFSTPTHPRTRQFLSRLLEAGRL; encoded by the coding sequence ATGGACGCGGTGCTGCGTTGTCGCGGGCTGCGCAAGCAGTTCGGCGGTCAGGTCGTCCTCGACTCACTCGACCTGACCGTGGCCGAACACCAGGTGGTGGCGCTGATCGGGGCCTCCGGCTCCGGCAAGTCGACCCTGCTGCGTTGCGTCAACCTGCTTGAGGAACTGCACGACGGGACGATCGAGCTGGACGGCGAGGAGATCTCCGCGCCCGGCGTCGACCCCGACACGGTACGCCGCCGGATCGGGATGGTCTTCCAGTCGTACAACCTCTTCCCGCATCTGAGCGTGCTGGACAACATCACCCTCGCCCCGCGCCGGGTGCACCGACGCGCCAAGGCCGAGGCCGAGGCGCAGGCCCGGGAACTGCTCGACCGGGTCGGGTTGGCCGCGAAGGCGGACGCCTACCCGGACCGGCTCTCCGGCGGCCAGCAGCAGCGGGTGGCGATCGTCCGGGCGCTGGCGAACTCCCCCCGCCTGCTGCTGCTCGACGAGGTCACCTCGGCGCTGGACCCGGAACTGGTCGGCGAGGTCCTCACCATGATCCGCGACCTCAAGGACGACGGCATGACGATGCTCCTGGCCACCCACGAGATGAGCTTCGCCCGCGACGTCGCCGACCAGATCTACTTCCTGGACGCCGGCCAGGTAATCGAATCCGCTCCCCCAGCCCACCTCTTCAGCACCCCCACCCACCCCCGCACCCGCCAATTCCTATCCCGCCTCCTCGAAGCCGGCCGCCTCTGA
- a CDS encoding amino acid ABC transporter permease, with translation MSTTLHHDPSPAQRARDAYRRRQSVLSVLVAAASTAALGTLLAIAVTGAPGWQRVRQTFLDPQIAREALPQVLTGLWLNVRLLVCCAIAALLLGLLIAILRTLRGPVFFPIRALATSYTYVFRGLPLIIVLYVLTLGAPGLRLQGMPSVLVLGGAALVLTYSGYLAEVFRAGIEAVHPSQLAAARSLGLTYRQTMRHVVLPQAVRRVAPPLLNDIVALQKDVGLVALAGPIDAVRAAQIATAQTFNYTPYIVAGVLFVLLAIPLIAVTDRVTLRAARRQSGG, from the coding sequence GTGAGCACGACCCTGCACCACGATCCCTCGCCCGCCCAGCGGGCGAGGGACGCGTACCGTCGCCGGCAGAGCGTGCTGAGCGTGCTGGTCGCCGCCGCCTCCACGGCGGCGCTCGGCACGCTGCTGGCGATCGCGGTGACCGGGGCGCCGGGCTGGCAGCGGGTACGCCAGACCTTCCTCGACCCGCAGATCGCCCGGGAGGCGCTGCCCCAGGTGCTGACCGGGCTCTGGCTCAACGTCCGGTTGCTGGTCTGCTGCGCCATCGCCGCACTGCTGCTCGGCCTGCTGATCGCGATCCTGCGTACGCTGCGCGGGCCGGTCTTCTTCCCGATCCGGGCCCTGGCCACCAGCTACACGTACGTCTTCCGGGGTCTGCCGCTGATCATCGTGCTCTACGTGCTCACCCTCGGCGCCCCCGGCCTGCGGTTACAGGGCATGCCCTCGGTGCTGGTGCTGGGCGGGGCGGCGCTGGTGCTCACCTACAGCGGCTACCTCGCCGAGGTGTTCCGCGCCGGTATCGAGGCGGTACACCCCAGCCAGCTCGCGGCGGCCCGGTCGCTGGGGCTGACCTACCGGCAGACCATGCGGCACGTGGTGCTGCCGCAGGCCGTCCGCCGGGTGGCCCCGCCGCTGCTCAACGACATCGTGGCGTTGCAGAAGGACGTCGGCCTGGTGGCCCTGGCCGGGCCGATCGACGCGGTCCGGGCGGCGCAGATCGCCACCGCACAGACGTTCAACTACACGCCGTACATCGTGGCCGGGGTGCTCTTCGTCCTGCTCGCCATCCCGCTGATCGCGGTCACCGACCGGGTGACGCTGCGGGCGGCCCGACGCCAGTCCGGAGGCTGA